A single genomic interval of Oceanithermus profundus DSM 14977 harbors:
- the secG gene encoding preprotein translocase subunit SecG, with protein MGILYTLLILLYLAIAAGLVWVVLLQEPKQGGGDILGGGATDLFAARGVTGGLYRVTIWLGAAFLVLSVIINKIPR; from the coding sequence ATGGGCATTTTGTACACGCTGTTGATTCTGCTTTACCTCGCCATTGCGGCGGGGCTGGTCTGGGTGGTGCTCCTCCAGGAGCCCAAGCAGGGCGGGGGCGACATCCTGGGTGGCGGGGCCACCGACCTGTTCGCCGCCCGGGGCGTGACCGGAGGGCTGTACCGGGTGACGATCTGGCTGGGCGCGGCCTTCCTCGTGCTCTCGGTCATCATCAACAAAATCCCCCGGTAA
- a CDS encoding ABC transporter substrate-binding protein produces MRKPIWILVVLALGALALAQPKVFKAPNADETPVFGGDFRDWSTSDPKTFNPFVAKETSSTDVIGLMLPVLTGYNPYTLEPEGMLAKSWEVKNNGLTIVFHLREGAKWSDGQPITADDVIFSAKVHADPDVGSNSIKSFEIDGSPIVWTKIDDYTVQADFPKPFAPALIQGWYIVPKHVFEKAYQEGKVTEMWDVGTDPAKLVSGGPFMLDQYVQGERVVLKKNPNYWGVDEKGNQLPYLDRYVFTIVADMNAALAKFLAGELDLFAASNADQVAQIIERIDAGKLDASIFPNADVTTGTNFIFFNWNSDDPWKAQLFRNKKFRQAMAHLMDKDSMIELALGGLGKPQWSPISIPVKQFFTDDVAKFEYNPEKAAELLAEIGFRNKNAQGILVDASGRPLEFRLSTNQGNNTREKIAQLFTEDAKKIGVNVKYAPIAFNELVRQILNTRDFDAILIGLTGGIEPAFSRNVWELDGPLHMWNYGPDFQSFEILIDKLMKQGATTLEQSKRREIYVRFQQVVAENLPLTYTVAPAYNPARLNKVGGLFAKDQITSIVGQFPYIETVFVKK; encoded by the coding sequence ATGAGGAAACCTATTTGGATCTTGGTCGTGCTGGCTCTGGGGGCGTTGGCCCTGGCCCAGCCCAAAGTGTTCAAGGCGCCGAACGCGGACGAGACGCCGGTGTTCGGCGGAGACTTCCGCGACTGGTCGACCTCCGACCCCAAGACGTTCAACCCCTTCGTGGCCAAGGAAACGTCCTCGACCGACGTGATCGGCCTCATGCTCCCGGTGCTGACCGGCTACAACCCCTACACCCTCGAGCCCGAGGGCATGCTCGCCAAGAGCTGGGAGGTCAAGAACAACGGCCTGACCATCGTCTTCCACCTGCGCGAGGGCGCCAAGTGGTCGGACGGCCAGCCCATCACCGCCGACGACGTGATCTTCAGCGCCAAGGTGCACGCCGACCCCGACGTGGGCTCGAACTCGATCAAGAGCTTCGAGATCGACGGTTCGCCGATCGTTTGGACCAAGATCGACGACTACACCGTCCAGGCCGACTTCCCCAAGCCCTTCGCCCCGGCGCTGATCCAGGGCTGGTACATCGTTCCCAAGCACGTCTTCGAGAAGGCCTACCAGGAAGGCAAGGTCACGGAGATGTGGGACGTGGGCACCGACCCCGCCAAGCTCGTCTCCGGCGGCCCCTTCATGCTCGACCAGTACGTCCAGGGCGAGCGCGTCGTCCTCAAGAAGAACCCCAACTACTGGGGCGTGGACGAAAAGGGCAACCAGCTCCCGTACTTGGACCGCTACGTCTTCACCATCGTGGCCGACATGAACGCGGCGCTGGCCAAGTTCCTGGCCGGTGAGCTCGACCTCTTCGCGGCCTCGAACGCCGACCAGGTGGCTCAGATCATCGAGCGCATCGACGCCGGCAAGCTCGACGCCAGCATCTTCCCCAACGCCGACGTCACCACCGGCACCAACTTCATCTTCTTCAACTGGAACAGCGACGATCCCTGGAAGGCCCAGCTCTTCCGCAACAAGAAGTTCCGTCAGGCGATGGCCCACCTGATGGACAAGGACTCGATGATCGAGCTCGCCCTCGGCGGCCTGGGTAAGCCCCAGTGGAGCCCGATCTCGATCCCGGTGAAGCAGTTCTTCACCGACGACGTCGCCAAGTTCGAGTACAACCCCGAGAAGGCCGCCGAGCTGCTGGCCGAGATCGGCTTCCGCAACAAGAACGCCCAGGGCATCCTCGTGGACGCCTCGGGTCGGCCGCTCGAGTTCCGCCTCTCCACCAACCAGGGCAACAACACCCGTGAGAAGATCGCCCAGCTCTTCACCGAAGACGCCAAGAAGATCGGCGTGAACGTCAAGTACGCCCCGATCGCCTTCAACGAGCTGGTGCGCCAGATCCTCAACACCCGCGACTTCGACGCCATCCTCATCGGTCTGACCGGCGGCATCGAGCCCGCCTTCAGCCGCAACGTCTGGGAGCTCGACGGGCCGCTGCACATGTGGAACTACGGCCCCGACTTCCAGTCGTTCGAGATCCTCATCGACAAGTTGATGAAGCAGGGTGCCACCACCCTGGAGCAGTCGAAGCGCCGCGAGATCTACGTGCGCTTCCAGCAGGTCGTCGCCGAGAACCTGCCCCTCACCTACACCGTGGCCCCGGCCTACAACCCGGCGCGCCTCAACAAGGTGGGCGGCCTCTTCGCGAAGGACCAGATCACCTCGATCGTCGGGCAGTTCCCCTACATCGAGACCGTCTTCGTCAAGAAGTAA